One region of Cyanobium sp. M30B3 genomic DNA includes:
- a CDS encoding HEPN domain-containing protein yields MGAGWILRSLCMAPAETAAGFLRIAHRDLRTALAMADASLFEEATWGFHLQQAIEKALKAWLLVLTPEQPPFSHNLRLLFQMLRDQGAAVEPFVGLSRFTLFAVVWRYDEEPDVEHLDRTAWNQLCAELLDHVGSLLP; encoded by the coding sequence ATGGGCGCCGGCTGGATCCTGCGGAGCCTCTGCATGGCCCCGGCTGAAACAGCGGCCGGCTTTCTGCGCATCGCGCACCGTGACCTGCGCACCGCGTTGGCCATGGCGGATGCTTCGCTCTTTGAGGAAGCCACCTGGGGCTTTCATCTGCAGCAGGCGATCGAGAAGGCTCTGAAGGCCTGGCTGCTGGTGCTCACGCCAGAGCAGCCACCCTTCAGTCACAACCTCAGGCTGCTGTTTCAGATGCTGCGCGATCAGGGCGCTGCTGTTGAGCCCTTCGTTGGCCTCAGCCGCTTCACCCTGTTTGCCGTGGTGTGGCGCTACGACGAAGAACCGGATGTGGAACACCTCGATCGCACCGCCTGGAACCAGCTCTGCGCGGAGCTGCTCGACCATGTGGGCAGCCTGTTGCCATGA
- a CDS encoding DEAD/DEAH box helicase family protein has protein sequence MNEAETRAELIDPLLTAAGWGVVEGSRIRREFPIAPGRIEGGGRRGKSLSADYVLSYRNTALAVVEAKADTLPLTEGVGQAKEYAAKLQLRFTYASNGKGIYAIDRETGEEGEAEGFPTPQELWARTFAAENAWRDRFAAIPYPDKGGSWQIRFYQEIAVKRVLEAITAGQNRILLTLATGTGKTSIAFQILWQLFAARWNLSGEPTRRPRILFLADRNNLADQAFNDFTAFAAFEENALVRINPEDLRRKGRVPTNASVFLTIFQTFMSGPVLDGKPSPWFGQYPADFFDFIVIDECHRGGANNESTWRGILEYFSPAVQLGLTATPRRNDNIDTYAYFGEPVFTYSLKEGINDGFLTPFRVKQVTTTLDDYIYTPDDTVVEGEVEAGRLYKEADFNKIIEIKQREQQRVEIFMGQIDQRQKTLVFCATQDHALAIRDLINQCKTSTDPNYCQRVTANDGELGNTWLRSFQDNEKTIPTILTTSQKLSTGVDARNVRNIVLLRPVNSMIEFKQIIGRGTRLYDGKEYFTIYDFVKAHHHFSDPEWDGEPQEPEPVGPRQALPPTEPPEPNAPEGDDDTSGQPRRQKARIKLGDGKERSIQHMMVTSFWHPDGTPMSSQQFLELLYGKLPEFVKDEAELRELWSSPETRRKLLQGLEEKGFGAAQLAEMQTIINAANSDLFDVLAHVAYALQPIPREERAAHARLYIHSKCTSKQQLFLNFVLQHYVTLGVQELALEKLTPLLQLRYQNSIADAVADLGRPEEIGQLFAGFQRYLYEPSA, from the coding sequence ATGAACGAGGCCGAAACCCGCGCTGAGCTGATCGACCCGCTGCTCACCGCCGCCGGTTGGGGCGTGGTGGAGGGCAGCCGCATTCGCCGTGAGTTTCCGATCGCGCCCGGGCGCATCGAGGGCGGCGGTCGCCGCGGCAAGTCCCTCAGCGCCGACTACGTGCTCAGCTACCGCAATACAGCCCTGGCAGTGGTGGAGGCCAAGGCCGATACCCTGCCGCTCACCGAGGGGGTGGGCCAGGCCAAGGAATACGCCGCCAAGCTCCAGCTGCGCTTCACCTATGCCAGCAACGGCAAGGGCATCTACGCCATCGATAGGGAGACGGGCGAGGAGGGGGAGGCCGAAGGCTTCCCCACGCCCCAGGAGCTGTGGGCGCGCACCTTCGCCGCAGAGAACGCCTGGCGTGATCGCTTCGCCGCCATCCCCTACCCCGACAAGGGCGGCAGCTGGCAGATCCGCTTCTACCAGGAGATCGCCGTGAAGCGGGTGCTGGAGGCCATCACCGCCGGCCAGAACCGCATCCTGTTGACGCTGGCCACCGGCACCGGCAAGACCTCGATCGCCTTCCAGATCCTCTGGCAGTTGTTTGCGGCCCGCTGGAACCTCAGCGGTGAACCCACCCGTCGGCCGCGCATCCTGTTTCTGGCTGATCGCAACAACCTCGCCGATCAGGCCTTCAACGACTTCACCGCCTTCGCCGCCTTCGAAGAAAACGCCCTGGTGCGGATCAATCCCGAAGACCTGCGCCGCAAGGGCCGCGTGCCCACCAACGCCAGTGTGTTCCTCACCATCTTCCAAACCTTCATGAGCGGGCCGGTGCTGGATGGCAAGCCCTCCCCCTGGTTCGGTCAGTACCCGGCCGACTTTTTTGATTTCATCGTGATCGATGAGTGCCATCGCGGTGGCGCCAACAACGAATCCACCTGGCGCGGCATCCTTGAGTATTTCTCCCCTGCCGTGCAGCTCGGCCTCACCGCCACGCCGCGCCGCAACGACAACATCGACACCTACGCCTACTTCGGCGAACCGGTGTTCACCTACTCGCTGAAGGAGGGCATCAACGATGGCTTCCTCACACCCTTCCGCGTCAAGCAGGTCACCACCACTCTCGACGACTACATCTATACTCCCGATGACACGGTGGTGGAAGGAGAGGTCGAAGCCGGCAGGCTCTACAAGGAAGCCGACTTCAACAAAATCATCGAGATCAAACAGCGTGAACAGCAGCGGGTGGAGATCTTTATGGGACAGATCGATCAACGCCAGAAAACCCTGGTGTTCTGTGCCACCCAAGACCATGCCCTGGCGATCCGCGACCTGATCAACCAGTGCAAGACCAGCACCGATCCCAACTACTGCCAGCGGGTTACTGCCAACGACGGCGAACTGGGCAACACCTGGCTGCGATCCTTTCAGGACAATGAAAAGACGATCCCCACCATCCTCACCACCTCGCAAAAACTCTCCACGGGCGTGGATGCCCGCAACGTGCGCAACATCGTGCTGCTGCGGCCGGTGAACTCGATGATCGAGTTCAAGCAGATCATTGGCCGTGGCACCCGCCTCTACGACGGCAAGGAGTACTTCACCATCTACGACTTCGTGAAGGCCCACCATCACTTCAGTGATCCTGAGTGGGATGGCGAACCCCAGGAGCCCGAACCCGTTGGCCCTCGCCAGGCTCTGCCCCCAACGGAACCCCCAGAACCCAATGCCCCCGAAGGGGATGACGACACCAGCGGCCAGCCCCGACGTCAAAAGGCCCGCATCAAGCTGGGCGACGGCAAGGAACGCTCCATCCAGCACATGATGGTGACCAGCTTCTGGCACCCAGACGGCACACCGATGAGTTCGCAGCAGTTCCTGGAACTGCTCTATGGAAAACTGCCGGAGTTCGTCAAAGACGAAGCCGAGCTGCGGGAACTCTGGAGCTCTCCAGAAACCCGCCGCAAGCTGCTCCAGGGCCTCGAAGAGAAGGGCTTCGGTGCAGCCCAGCTGGCCGAGATGCAGACGATCATCAATGCCGCAAACAGTGATCTTTTCGATGTGCTGGCCCATGTGGCCTATGCCCTGCAGCCCATCCCCCGTGAGGAGCGCGCTGCCCATGCACGCCTGTATATCCACTCCAAATGCACGAGCAAGCAGCAGCTCTTCCTGAATTTCGTTCTCCAGCACTACGTGACGCTGGGTGTGCAGGAGCTGGCCCTGGAAAAGCTCACGCCATTGCTGCAGCTTCGCTACCAGAACTCCATCGCTGATGCCGTGGCCGATCTGGGCAGACCAGAAGAAATTGGCCAGCTCTTTGCCGGCTTCCAGCGGTACCTCTATGAACCATCGGCCTGA
- a CDS encoding hydrogenase maturation protease produces MHPQHKRLVIGIGNPLRGDDGAGCWLAEQAAVLTAADPGGPVAVRSVQQLTPELAEELAQLEEVLFIDAWLAPATAAPELTEIAPAPGAADSHRLEPAQLLAMGQALFGPMPRAHLLQVPAHAFAHGMELSEELEATLPAARVLLQTWLHGAA; encoded by the coding sequence ATGCATCCCCAGCACAAGCGCCTGGTGATCGGCATCGGCAACCCCCTGCGCGGCGACGATGGCGCGGGCTGCTGGCTGGCCGAGCAGGCGGCGGTGCTCACCGCGGCCGATCCCGGCGGGCCGGTGGCGGTGCGCAGCGTGCAGCAGCTCACCCCCGAGCTGGCCGAGGAGCTGGCCCAGCTGGAGGAGGTGCTGTTCATCGACGCCTGGCTGGCGCCGGCCACGGCCGCACCGGAGCTCACGGAGATCGCCCCTGCCCCAGGGGCGGCGGACAGCCACCGGCTGGAGCCCGCCCAGCTGCTGGCGATGGGCCAGGCCCTGTTTGGCCCCATGCCCCGGGCCCATCTGCTGCAGGTGCCCGCCCACGCCTTTGCCCATGGCATGGAACTCTCCGAGGAGCTGGAGGCCACCTTGCCCGCCGCCCGGGTCCTGCTCCAGACCTGGCTCCACGGCGCTGCATGA
- the hypA gene encoding hydrogenase maturation nickel metallochaperone HypA — protein sequence MHELSLMEALRDQALAAARAEGAVRIAAISLRVGELSGVELEALRFAFPVAMEGTIAAAAELSIEREPAECHCAVCDAPFPAPHGCCDCPRCGTISRRLLRGRDLRLLALEVE from the coding sequence ATGCATGAGCTCAGCCTGATGGAGGCCCTGCGCGACCAGGCCCTGGCGGCGGCCCGGGCCGAGGGGGCGGTGCGCATCGCGGCGATCAGCCTGCGGGTGGGGGAGCTCTCGGGGGTGGAGCTGGAGGCGCTGCGCTTCGCCTTCCCGGTGGCGATGGAGGGCACGATCGCCGCCGCCGCCGAGCTGAGCATCGAGCGTGAGCCGGCCGAGTGCCACTGCGCCGTGTGCGATGCCCCCTTCCCCGCCCCCCACGGCTGCTGCGACTGCCCCCGCTGCGGCACGATCAGCCGCCGGCTGCTGCGCGGCCGCGACCTGCGCCTGCTGGCCCTGGAGGTGGAGTGA
- the hypB gene encoding hydrogenase nickel incorporation protein HypB produces the protein MCRDCACGQPAPEATPEPDSVTRELPLHTALLQRNDAQAAALRQRFAAAGVRVVNLLSSPGSGKTALLEALARQLAAGDGEPARLAVIVGDLATDNDARRLRAAGLAAAAITTGQACHLEVPMVEEGLHRLQHQGVDLEQLELLVIENVGNLVCPGAYDLGESLRVVLVSTTEGEDKPLKYAPIFHGADLVLITKIDLAEVVEFDRAAAHAAIARVAPHARVLETSARTGAGLDALIEALGLVIAPPTDPAAARLASAPALVP, from the coding sequence ATGTGCCGCGACTGCGCCTGCGGACAGCCAGCACCCGAGGCCACCCCCGAGCCGGACAGCGTCACCCGCGAGCTGCCGCTGCACACCGCCCTGCTGCAGCGCAACGACGCCCAGGCTGCCGCCCTGCGCCAGCGCTTCGCGGCCGCCGGCGTGCGGGTGGTGAACCTGCTCTCCTCCCCCGGCTCCGGCAAAACCGCCCTGCTGGAGGCCCTGGCCCGGCAGCTGGCGGCGGGGGACGGCGAGCCTGCCCGCCTGGCGGTGATCGTGGGTGATCTGGCCACCGACAACGACGCCCGCCGCCTGCGGGCCGCCGGCCTGGCCGCCGCCGCGATCACCACCGGCCAGGCCTGCCACTTGGAGGTGCCGATGGTGGAGGAGGGGCTGCACCGCCTGCAGCACCAGGGGGTGGACCTCGAGCAGCTGGAGCTGCTGGTGATCGAGAACGTGGGCAACCTGGTGTGTCCCGGCGCCTACGACCTGGGCGAGAGCCTGCGGGTGGTGCTGGTGTCCACCACCGAGGGCGAGGACAAGCCGCTCAAGTACGCGCCGATCTTCCACGGCGCCGATCTGGTGCTGATCACCAAGATCGACCTGGCCGAGGTGGTGGAGTTCGACCGCGCCGCCGCCCACGCCGCCATCGCCCGCGTCGCCCCCCACGCCCGCGTGCTGGAAACCTCCGCCCGCACTGGGGCGGGCCTCGATGCCCTGATCGAGGCCCTCGGGCTGGTCATTGCTCCCCCCACTGACCCCGCTGCTGCCCGTCTCGCCAGCGCCCCTGCCCTGGTGCCATGA
- a CDS encoding HypC/HybG/HupF family hydrogenase formation chaperone: MCLATPGVILALSPAAPGADPADPLWRCAEVDFGGVRQQVSLACLPEARVGDRVLVHVGVALSLVHDDDP, translated from the coding sequence ATGTGCCTGGCCACCCCCGGCGTGATCCTGGCGCTGTCCCCCGCTGCTCCCGGTGCCGATCCCGCCGATCCCCTCTGGCGCTGTGCCGAGGTGGATTTCGGCGGGGTGCGCCAGCAGGTGAGCCTGGCCTGCCTGCCCGAGGCCCGGGTGGGGGATCGGGTGCTGGTGCACGTGGGGGTGGCCCTGAGCCTGGTGCACGACGACGACCCATGA
- the nifJ gene encoding pyruvate:ferredoxin (flavodoxin) oxidoreductase produces MTATLSKPAGPSAPAGPAATITVDGNEAVALVAYRLNEVIAIYPITPASPMGEWADAWAAGGRPNLWGSVPTVVQLQSEAGAAGTVHGALQAGALTTTFTASQGLLLMIPNLYKWAGELTPVVLHVAARSLAAQGLSIFGDHSDLMATRGTGCAVLMSASVQEAADFAAIASRASLRSRLPVLHGFDGFRTSHEIQKLEPISDELLRELMPAAEISAHRARALSPNRPVIRGTAQNPDVYFQARESVNRFYDEAPGQVLEAMERFAALSGRAYRPYEVLGPADAERVVVLMGSACETAADTVERLNRDGERVGLLKVRLFRPFAARMLVEALPASTRAIAVLDRCKDPGAPGEPLYLDVVAALAEQWAAVHGAGAEGGPPLPRVLGGRYGLSSKEFTPAMVKAVFDHLKPLLSGDGASPADPAVPEPFNHFTVGIIDDLTHRSLPVDPGFVIEDPDTVRAVFYGLGSDGTVGANKAAIKIIGEGTDLFAQGYFVYDSKKSGSVTVSHLRFGPRPIRATYLIQRPSFVACHQWDFVERFDLLAGIEPGGVFLLNSPHGPAGSWARLPERLRATIRHQHLRVFVINATAVAREAGMGPHINTVMQACFFAVSGVLPREEAIARIRASIHKTYGRKGEAVVARNLAALDASLDHLEELNWQELDAAGSAAGGAVVADQSAESPSGDRLAAAPAFVREVIAPMLERRGDDLPVSALPCDGTWPVGTAQWEKRNIAEAVPVWESDLCVQCGKCVLVCPHAVIRAKVAEPEAYAAAPEGFRTAPARDHAFAGQTFTIQVAAEDCTGCALCVEVCPARDRCEPKRKAINMAPQRPLREQARANWDFFLQLPEAPRGELNLHRIGQQQLQQPLFEFSGACGGCGETPYLKLASQLFGDRMLIANATGCSSIYGGNLPTTPWTVNGAGRGPAWSNSLFEDNAEFGYGMRVALDQQRRMALDLLGRLAGRVAQDQLPPVLVAALGDAEQGDEAAIVEQRQRVAELKGRLQALLPHAEAEGEADIATAARQLLELADALVKTSVWLVGGDGWAYDIGFGGLDHVLAAGRDVNALVLDTEVYSNTGGQASKATPLGAVAKFAAAGKPAGKKDLGLMAMSYGTIYVASVAMGARDEHTIRAFLEAESYPGPSLILAYSHCIAHGIAMAEGMAHQKLAVDTGRWPLYRFDPRRAERGENPLQLDSPGPRRPLAEGLEAENRFRMLRYSQPERARELAQAAQADLDRRWATYRAMAAQGREGQP; encoded by the coding sequence ATGACCGCCACCCTCTCCAAACCGGCCGGCCCCTCAGCGCCCGCCGGACCTGCCGCCACGATCACCGTGGACGGCAACGAGGCGGTGGCCCTGGTGGCCTACCGCCTCAACGAGGTGATCGCCATCTACCCGATCACCCCCGCCTCGCCGATGGGCGAGTGGGCCGACGCCTGGGCCGCAGGCGGCCGGCCCAACCTCTGGGGCTCGGTGCCCACGGTGGTGCAGCTGCAGAGCGAGGCGGGGGCCGCCGGCACGGTGCACGGCGCCCTCCAGGCCGGGGCGCTCACCACCACCTTCACGGCCAGCCAGGGGCTGCTGCTGATGATCCCCAACCTCTACAAGTGGGCCGGGGAACTCACGCCGGTGGTGCTGCACGTGGCGGCCCGCTCCCTGGCGGCCCAGGGGCTGTCGATCTTCGGGGACCACAGCGACCTGATGGCCACCCGCGGCACTGGCTGCGCCGTGCTGATGTCCGCCTCGGTGCAGGAGGCGGCCGACTTCGCCGCCATCGCCAGTCGCGCCAGCCTGCGCAGCCGCCTGCCGGTGCTGCATGGCTTCGACGGCTTCCGCACCTCCCACGAGATCCAGAAGCTGGAGCCGATCAGCGATGAACTGCTGCGGGAGCTGATGCCGGCCGCGGAGATCAGCGCCCACCGCGCCCGCGCCCTCAGCCCCAACCGGCCGGTGATCCGTGGCACCGCCCAGAACCCGGATGTGTACTTCCAGGCGCGGGAATCGGTGAACCGCTTCTACGACGAGGCCCCCGGCCAGGTGCTGGAGGCCATGGAGCGCTTCGCCGCCCTCAGCGGCCGCGCCTACCGGCCCTACGAGGTTCTGGGGCCCGCCGATGCCGAGCGGGTGGTGGTGCTGATGGGCTCGGCCTGCGAGACGGCGGCCGACACGGTGGAGCGGCTCAACCGCGACGGCGAACGGGTGGGGCTGCTCAAGGTGCGTCTGTTCCGGCCGTTCGCGGCCCGGATGCTGGTGGAGGCCCTGCCGGCCAGCACCCGGGCGATCGCCGTGCTCGATCGCTGCAAGGATCCCGGCGCCCCCGGCGAACCCCTCTACCTCGACGTGGTGGCCGCCCTTGCCGAGCAGTGGGCGGCGGTGCACGGGGCCGGGGCCGAGGGCGGTCCCCCGTTGCCGCGGGTGCTGGGCGGGCGCTATGGGCTGTCGTCGAAGGAGTTCACCCCGGCGATGGTGAAGGCCGTGTTCGATCACCTCAAGCCGCTGCTGTCAGGCGATGGGGCGTCCCCTGCTGATCCGGCAGTTCCCGAGCCCTTCAACCACTTCACGGTGGGCATCATCGACGACCTCACCCACCGCTCCCTGCCGGTGGATCCCGGTTTCGTGATCGAAGACCCCGACACCGTGCGGGCGGTGTTCTACGGCCTGGGCTCGGATGGCACGGTGGGGGCCAACAAGGCGGCGATCAAGATCATCGGCGAGGGCACCGATCTCTTTGCCCAGGGCTACTTCGTCTACGACTCGAAGAAATCCGGCTCGGTCACGGTGTCGCACCTGCGCTTCGGGCCGCGGCCGATCCGCGCCACCTACCTGATCCAGCGGCCCAGCTTCGTGGCCTGCCACCAGTGGGATTTCGTGGAGCGCTTCGACCTGCTGGCCGGCATCGAGCCGGGCGGCGTGTTCCTGCTTAACAGCCCCCACGGCCCGGCAGGCAGCTGGGCCCGCCTGCCCGAGCGCTTGCGCGCCACGATCCGCCATCAGCACCTGCGCGTGTTCGTGATCAACGCCACCGCGGTGGCGCGCGAGGCCGGCATGGGGCCCCACATCAACACGGTGATGCAGGCCTGCTTCTTCGCCGTGAGCGGCGTGCTGCCGCGGGAGGAGGCGATCGCGCGCATTCGTGCCTCGATCCACAAGACCTACGGCCGCAAGGGGGAGGCGGTGGTGGCCCGCAACCTGGCCGCCCTCGATGCCAGCCTCGACCACCTGGAGGAGCTCAACTGGCAGGAGCTGGATGCCGCCGGGAGTGCCGCCGGTGGCGCAGTGGTCGCAGACCAGTCGGCCGAGTCCCCCAGTGGCGACCGATTGGCGGCGGCCCCCGCCTTCGTGCGGGAGGTGATCGCGCCGATGCTGGAGCGCCGCGGCGATGACCTACCGGTGAGCGCCCTGCCCTGCGACGGCACCTGGCCGGTGGGCACGGCCCAGTGGGAGAAGCGCAACATCGCCGAGGCGGTGCCGGTGTGGGAGAGCGACCTGTGCGTGCAGTGCGGCAAGTGCGTGCTGGTGTGCCCCCATGCGGTGATCCGCGCCAAGGTGGCCGAGCCCGAGGCCTATGCGGCGGCCCCCGAGGGCTTCCGCACCGCCCCCGCCCGCGACCACGCCTTCGCCGGGCAGACCTTCACCATCCAGGTGGCCGCCGAAGACTGCACCGGCTGCGCCCTGTGCGTGGAGGTATGTCCGGCCCGCGACCGCTGCGAGCCCAAGCGCAAGGCGATCAACATGGCGCCGCAGCGGCCGTTGCGCGAGCAGGCCCGCGCCAACTGGGACTTCTTCCTGCAGCTGCCCGAGGCCCCGCGCGGCGAGCTCAACCTGCACAGGATCGGCCAGCAGCAGCTGCAGCAGCCCCTGTTCGAGTTCTCCGGCGCCTGCGGCGGCTGTGGCGAAACCCCCTACCTCAAGCTCGCCAGCCAGCTGTTCGGCGACCGCATGCTGATCGCCAACGCCACCGGCTGCAGTTCGATCTACGGCGGCAACCTGCCCACCACCCCCTGGACGGTGAACGGCGCGGGGCGCGGGCCGGCCTGGAGCAATTCCCTGTTCGAGGACAACGCCGAATTCGGCTACGGCATGCGGGTGGCGCTCGACCAGCAGCGCCGGATGGCCCTCGATCTGCTGGGGCGGTTGGCGGGCCGGGTGGCGCAGGACCAACTCCCGCCCGTCCTGGTGGCGGCCCTCGGCGATGCCGAGCAGGGCGATGAGGCCGCCATCGTGGAGCAGCGCCAGCGGGTGGCCGAGCTCAAGGGGCGGCTGCAGGCGCTGTTGCCCCACGCTGAGGCAGAGGGTGAGGCGGACATCGCCACCGCCGCCCGCCAGCTGCTGGAGCTGGCCGATGCCCTGGTGAAGACCAGCGTGTGGCTGGTGGGCGGCGACGGCTGGGCCTACGACATCGGCTTCGGCGGCCTCGACCACGTGCTCGCCGCTGGCCGCGACGTGAATGCCCTGGTGCTCGACACCGAGGTGTACTCCAACACCGGCGGCCAGGCCTCCAAGGCCACCCCCCTGGGGGCGGTGGCCAAGTTCGCCGCCGCTGGCAAGCCGGCCGGCAAGAAGGATCTGGGCCTGATGGCGATGAGCTACGGCACCATCTACGTGGCCAGCGTGGCCATGGGCGCCCGCGACGAGCACACGATCCGCGCCTTCCTGGAGGCTGAGAGCTACCCGGGACCCTCGTTGATCCTGGCCTACTCCCACTGCATCGCCCACGGCATCGCCATGGCCGAGGGCATGGCCCACCAGAAGCTGGCGGTGGACACCGGCCGCTGGCCCCTCTACCGCTTCGATCCCCGCCGGGCCGAGCGGGGCGAGAACCCCCTGCAGCTCGACAGCCCCGGGCCGCGGCGGCCCCTGGCCGAGGGGCTGGAGGCGGAGAACCGCTTCCGCATGCTGCGCTACAGCCAGCCGGAGCGCGCCCGCGAGCTGGCCCAGGCCGCCCAGGCCGACCTCGACCGCCGCTGGGCCACCTACCGGGCGATGGCCGCCCAGGGCCGGGAGGGCCAGCCATGA
- a CDS encoding dihydroorotate dehydrogenase-like protein: protein MTMALTTPDLTTTYLGLSLRSPLVVGAALPLSEHVEQLLELEEHGAAAVVLHSLFEEQIEQEQLALHWHASQGEESYGEALSYLPQGAVVHEGPDTYLRLIERARRQLSIPVIASLNGSHPGRWVETARRIEAAGASALELNIYSLPTDPELSSAAIESQVEEIVRQVRAQVRLPLAVKLGPFFTNLRAMARRLALAGADGLVLFNRFYQPDIDIEELVLRPNLLLSTPHDLRLPLRWIALLHGREPLDLAASSGVHRGSDVVRLLMAGASVTQMVAVLLRHGPERLRGIEDELSTWLMEHDYGSVRELQGCMSQQRCTNPGDYERAQYLRAVQGPWPGLLP from the coding sequence ATGACGATGGCGCTCACCACCCCCGATCTCACCACCACCTACCTGGGCCTGTCCCTGCGCTCGCCCCTGGTGGTTGGGGCCGCCCTGCCCCTCAGCGAGCACGTGGAGCAGCTGCTGGAGCTGGAGGAGCACGGCGCCGCCGCCGTGGTGCTGCATTCGCTGTTTGAGGAGCAGATCGAGCAGGAGCAGCTGGCGCTGCACTGGCACGCCAGCCAGGGGGAGGAGAGCTATGGCGAGGCCCTCAGCTACCTGCCCCAGGGGGCGGTGGTGCACGAGGGGCCCGACACCTATCTGCGCCTGATCGAGCGGGCCCGCCGTCAGCTCTCGATCCCGGTGATCGCCAGCCTCAACGGCAGCCACCCAGGCCGCTGGGTGGAGACGGCCCGCCGCATCGAGGCAGCCGGCGCCTCGGCCCTGGAGCTGAACATCTACTCCCTGCCCACCGATCCCGAGCTCAGCAGCGCCGCGATCGAAAGCCAGGTGGAGGAGATCGTGCGCCAGGTACGCGCCCAGGTGCGCCTGCCCCTGGCGGTGAAGCTCGGCCCCTTCTTCACCAACCTGCGGGCGATGGCCCGCCGCCTGGCGCTGGCGGGCGCCGATGGCCTGGTGCTGTTCAACCGCTTCTACCAGCCGGACATCGACATTGAAGAGCTGGTGCTGCGCCCCAACCTGCTGCTCTCCACCCCCCACGACCTGCGCCTGCCCCTGCGCTGGATCGCCCTGCTGCACGGCCGCGAGCCCCTTGATCTGGCCGCCAGCAGCGGCGTGCACCGCGGCAGCGATGTGGTGCGCCTGCTGATGGCCGGCGCCAGCGTCACCCAGATGGTGGCGGTGCTGCTGCGCCACGGGCCGGAGCGGCTGCGCGGCATCGAGGATGAGCTCAGCACCTGGCTGATGGAGCACGACTACGGCTCGGTGCGCGAGCTGCAGGGCTGCATGAGCCAGCAGCGCTGCACCAACCCCGGCGACTACGAGCGGGCCCAGTACCTGCGGGCGGTGCAGGGCCCATGGCCCGGGCTGTTGCCTTGA
- the hypD gene encoding hydrogenase formation protein HypD gives MSQPVAMTDGAQVQALAAELAAITTRPWTLMEVCGGQTHAIVRWGLDQLLPPGMRLIHGPGCPVCVTPAATIDAALRLARRPEVILCSYGDMLRVPGSASGDDLLGVRAAGGDVRLLTSPLQAIELARAHPERQVVFLAVGFETTAPATALLARQALALGLENLALLLAHVRVAPAMAAILADPANQVQGFLAAGHVGAVMGLAELEALVAAYRVPVVVSGFEPLELMAGLVACVRQLEAGRAAVENAYGQVVRPAGNPAAQRQMAEVFAVVDQPWRGLGVLPGGGLALRGPYRRLDARERCGVSPVEGSATAAADPCISGRILRGLASPPDCPAFGVTCTPEHPLGAPMVSSEGACAAYYRYRPPVAGASIRPSPRGTQGIFASPS, from the coding sequence ATGAGCCAGCCTGTTGCCATGACCGATGGGGCGCAGGTGCAGGCGTTGGCGGCGGAGCTGGCGGCGATCACCACCCGCCCCTGGACGTTGATGGAGGTGTGCGGCGGCCAGACCCACGCGATCGTGCGCTGGGGCCTCGACCAGCTGCTGCCGCCGGGGATGCGGCTGATCCACGGCCCCGGCTGCCCGGTTTGCGTGACGCCGGCGGCCACCATCGATGCCGCCCTGCGGCTGGCCCGCCGCCCCGAGGTGATCCTCTGCTCCTACGGCGACATGCTGCGGGTGCCCGGCAGCGCCAGCGGCGATGACCTGCTGGGCGTGCGAGCCGCCGGCGGCGATGTGCGCCTGCTCACCTCCCCCCTGCAGGCCATCGAACTGGCCCGCGCCCATCCCGAGCGCCAGGTGGTGTTCCTGGCGGTGGGCTTCGAGACCACCGCCCCGGCCACGGCCCTGCTGGCCCGCCAGGCGCTGGCGCTGGGGCTGGAAAACCTGGCGCTGCTGCTGGCCCACGTGCGCGTGGCGCCGGCGATGGCCGCCATCCTGGCCGATCCCGCCAACCAGGTGCAGGGCTTTCTGGCGGCGGGCCATGTGGGCGCGGTGATGGGGCTGGCGGAGCTGGAGGCCCTGGTGGCCGCCTACCGGGTGCCGGTGGTGGTGAGCGGCTTTGAGCCGCTGGAGCTGATGGCCGGCCTGGTGGCCTGTGTGCGCCAGCTGGAGGCGGGGCGGGCCGCGGTGGAGAACGCCTACGGCCAGGTGGTGCGCCCGGCAGGCAACCCCGCCGCCCAGCGCCAGATGGCCGAGGTGTTCGCCGTGGTGGACCAGCCCTGGCGGGGGCTGGGGGTGCTGCCCGGCGGCGGCCTGGCCCTGCGGGGCCCCTACCGCCGGCTGGATGCCCGCGAGCGCTGCGGCGTCTCCCCCGTGGAGGGCAGCGCAACCGCGGCTGCGGACCCCTGCATCAGCGGCCGGATCCTGCGCGGGCTGGCCAGCCCGCCCGATTGCCCCGCCTTTGGGGTCACCTGCACACCGGAGCACCCCCTCGGTGCGCCGATGGTATCCAGCGAGGGGGCCTGTGCCGCCTACTACCGCTACCGGCCGCCCGTGGCTGGGGCGTCAATCCGCCCCTCACCACGGGGCACCCAGGGCATCTTCGCCAGCCCCAGCTGA